The sequence below is a genomic window from Sander lucioperca isolate FBNREF2018 chromosome 10, SLUC_FBN_1.2, whole genome shotgun sequence.
ccataaagttatcctacagctgattttgatactgtacttcCTGAAGTAAAAACCCCATTCATTTTCaccataaggattttgattatcagccataatgtctaaaccatccaaggGAGACTAACCACGAGCTCTGAGGTTGTAAAAcgaaagtttctgctcctgtagaagctaatCCATATGAagaaatactacactacccacgATCCTAACATGATAGCGACGTCTCTGATTGTTggaactcgctgttaccatgaAAATGTTTACCACACCCACGAACGGCTAGAtcgagcttctaccattgaataggggtgggaatcacaaGAGGTccacaatacgatattattgccattttaaacaatattctgcaatatattagcctggttgacaccagacccttctcagctgtaactgagagtgggtctgggaaaggttcattgacagtacatttccaaaggggcgtcaccaacggacgccgctcaaatgcctctgggcgcattggatagtccaaccaatcagaccaacgatccgggtgacgctgctcttcggtagccatcatgttgaatgtaaacaaaaagctactCACTGCTCGCCGTCGGAAAGCCTGcttcagcggttgtgattggtgcctggatttcggggacattggaaatgggtttgaatgggctcttcgccagactgacttgcagagcaaatctcaaatttgcaggaagttcatcagggtttacccaggctagcaatatattgcaatttattaccttttttccaacttcaaatttttcccaagtttgtcaacatctgttttatctaaaaagatatatttttctgtttgttcatctcacttcaattttattgctcaaaatgggattgtcaagcagacaaaccaacacatacataataatagatcgatacttggcgtctgtgtatcgatacagtattacCACAGAAaatatcttttatataggctatatatccCACccactgctggagctgctacccccgcgacccgagaccggataagcggacgaagatggatggatggatatatatcCCACCCCCCCCCAAACCCCTACCATTGATGTTTATCTAGGATATtttatgtacacagtcttgtacctttgccatTTCTgcctgttttcaaaatgttattttgcgccgaatcaaatgttttatggtcacgattcatctcggagctggttggcttggttccagtcttaaaactctttatataagcatttaaaaaacgtcaatggagaaattgaacAGGGAAAAACAGTTCCGGAAACCAGAGGTGTTTAAAAAGTGGgcagtcactgttgagctctattccCCTGTAAGACACCACAGACAATGAAGGGAATACACTATCTAGTGAGCACCTGGTTCCTGTGTGGCCATTCCTAACAAAACACCTCCAGTCAGGGAATATACAATCTAGCAAACTGAAAACTGAAACACTTCTTTACCTAAGCCAAATATgaagaaaatgtgaaaattactgtgttgtgtgtgacaAAAGCCAAGTGTTTCTCATGAAGCCAATATTACAGTGAAATAATTAAGTACATGGGCAGTCATGTTTACATACCAGAAGCCAGTATACAAACCAGAGGCCACTCTGCAAAACAATTACAACAACATAGAAGGAAACATGCCGCAAAACCAATTAAGCTCGctataaaaaaatcatataacaCTTTGCCACAACACGAAAGAAATTTAGTCATTCACAATTACTACCAATgcaaacacactgcacatagtTATCAACCGCATAAGAGCAAAAATTGGCAGTCAGCACATATCAAAAGCATGAGAACAGATTTCAGCAGCATAAGAGAAGGCATTAGCAGCCAGCATACTAACAGCATACGAGCAAATTCAGCCAGCAGACAAATAGCAACAGCATAAGAGAAGAAGTAATCAGCCAGCAGACTCCAAGACATGCAAAAATGACAGCAGGTTCAAAAGAGACAATTATTAAACCTACCAACGCTAGCAATTTTTTACTAAgttctttgagctaaatgctaatgtcctCATGTTTTGCAATATTTACTATACTATATTAGTTTAGCATGTATGCTAACATTGGCTATGTAGCACTGGACTCAAaacacagctgaggctgatgggaatgtcattagtttttcaGGTATTTGGTTGTAAATCAAAGAATTGGAAAAATCAGGGAAACACTAAAGTTACTGCAATGCATGCTGTGGAGAACATGAATGTTTCATCCAATAAATGTGCAGACATTTCACTTAGAGCCAAAAATGTCAATCTATGATGgcactaaataaaaaataaataaataaaacttaaaataaaaaccaaaaatgtctggtggcactagaggaaaagtcaggggatcactcAGTCCTTGGGATGCATCCTCTGGAAACCAGGAATGTCTGTGCCAATGTATCCTGTCGGTatacgatccgttctgcctgcacgatccgttctgcacatgcgcaaaatgttcgcgcatgcgcggttgtacgaggatttacgacactgcacgatctgttccacgcttccggtcgacagccaagctaacgttagtttagctaacagctaattcggctaactgctagctgagacagcatgtaataactttaaaagaccctcaaaataaaacttgaaaataaacgttgacatatataacaaacacctaacatatataacagctgttacgtcagttctactttacttgtgctcatttaaaatacaatcactcaatacttgtctttattgttattactgtgaagtcttaatttagctgtagcctgcttttcccattacgtttgagttaacgttattttagactgaatctagctgtcagctagcggttagccgaattagctgttagctaaactaacgttagcttcccggtggaggctagccataggctagcgtggaacagatcgtgcaggtcgtatggatacgtaaaacagtattatcttgcgcatgtgcagaacggatcgtgcaggcagaacggatcgtgtaccgacataTCCAGTAGGCTAGATGTTGAGATTTTTTACTGGCTAAGTGAAGaatttgacctgctggtggcgctagaATAGATGAAAAGTCAAGGAGTCAAGAAAGTCGAGGAGAAAGTATGTATTACCTAGGATCCTTGAAAATCTGCACCAAATGTCATCGCAATTCGTtactcaaaaacaaaaatgtcaacctcttGGTGGTCCCAAGTCTGTAGGATTAACCATTTGGAGACCATGTCTAGTATATGTGAAGAAATTGACAATAAagctgacttgacttgacttgatgaATGGCTGCACAAAATGTTATAGCAATCCATGAAATAACgttagttgttgagatattacAATCTGGATCAAAGATTGATCAACTGCCTCGCCGCTAGCGTGGCTAAAAACATTGTCAAGCAACATTGCTTCGCTCTGCTGACATCCTTTACAATATGTTAGAATTAGCAGCTAGCACTTACCTCGGTGACGGTGAGGAGATGCAAGTGAAGCAAAACTTAGGCTTcaagttgtgtgtgtggacagctGGGGACGAGCGACgcatttatgatttttttttaatccccaAAACCGTCTTTAAGTAGCATACATGGTTGGACGACAAGTTTGTCTAGGAAATACTACCGGAGCAGCATGTAGTAGCAGCAAACGAGTGAGCCAGGTGACAGGTTAAATGGACCCACGGTGCACAAGGGTGTGCTTGATATATACTGTAGGCTACGTTACAGCCGCCGGTACCGAGTCTGTGTGGCACTCTGCTAGGGGGCCGTGAAgatttcagattcattcatttttcaaaagaCTTCAAAGTTCAACAaacaatattttaatttttaaataatagttCATAGGTTAGCCTAGCTACATTCTATCTAGCTCTTGCAATTATGTTTTATACATGTCTCTTATATTTCTAATACGTTTTGTTGTGTTCTTTTACATAAGACTACAGtctacactacactacagtgtaaaaaaaaaaaaaaaattaggctTAAAATAGGCTACCAAATTATTCCAAACAAGACACAGGCTACATAATGGGGTCCCCTATTTTGTGAAAATAGCCCTTGGTTAAAAAGAAGCTCATCTGGTCTACCTGAACCAGCAATCAGACTAGCCTCCATTTAAAGAGGAAAGGAAATCAATTTCATTCTAACTTATCCCATTCTCTCTGTTATCAGAACATCTACTCTTTCAAACCTAATGTTGACTCCATAAGAGCCTCGTTCCCATAATTGTCCTGTATTTCTGACCTTTTAAGGCACATACCAGAGACATTAAGCAGAAataacaaattacaaaaaaatgatcTTTCCATCAATCTTGTtagcaaattctctctctctctctctctctctctctctctctctctctctctctctctctctctctctctctctctctctcttatcttaTAAATCCATGGCCCAAAGGTACACAGAAAATGAGCTCTGTATTTGGCTTACAGAGAAACAACAGCAAATGATTTCAGCATAATACTTTAATTCTGTCATTTCCTTTGGTGGAATTATCCCTGAAAACACAGGCATGGAGAAATTAAAGACTCCaatttgaattgtttttatgttataCTCTGTAATCTGACCCCCCAAATTGATTGATATGTGCTTGTTCAAACAATGTAATTTCCTTTAACAGTACTGCTGAGATTGTTTTCTTTTCCCCACAAATTTACCAGTCTAAAGGATAATTGTCCTCACCGCACACAATGAATCTTCATtacaaaatacagtacatacattgtCCTTATATGCTTTCATTTTCCACGTACTACATACATTAACCAAGTTGTGTGCATTTTTGTCATTAAGCACCAATAGACTTGATTACTTCAAGTGTCCATCAGCTCCCACATTCATACTGCATCTTTTCCATATGGATTAATCAGTCTTTGAAACACCTCTTTGTTTAAATTGCATGTAGTCGCATAGCATTGCTACATGGGAAGTGCAATATCACATAGTTCAGCTGTGTCAGAGCTGAGTATTTTTGCATATCAATGTGTCACATCACTGCTGTCCTGTTTCCATCATGTTGCTTTGTATCTAACACAAGTCTCATAGGCTTCAGGGACATCCGGCCTTGTCTGTCCTTCACAGAGCTCAGAGTGTTTCCCCTGAAGCCTCGTGTATCTTAGTAGTAATGCACTCTTCCAATAGTCCCTGTTCCCGACCCCAGGATATCAGGCTGGCCATTCCTCCAGATCTCACGTATGATGCGCTCCCTCTCCTCCAGTCGCTGTGCCCGTTCCAGCTCCTCAGCTGAAGTAAATACGTTCACACTCAGTGTcccatctgattggctggtatgATTACCAACAGGGATTTCTGTGCTGGGCAAAGGGATAGGTGCCTCTACATCATCCCCATCTTCATCGTCATCGTCCTCactctcctcgtcctcctcgctGATGTCCTTTAAGTGTTTCTTCTCCGGCGTGGAGGGGGCGACGTTGGTCCGCGGCTTGCAGGAGATGCGGATGACCAGGAGGCAGAGCGTCAGCACCAGGCCGAAACACACTCCAAGCACAAAGTAAAGGCCGAAGCTCTCTGGGTTAGCTAAGGAAAGGAAATAAATGGTTGTCTGATAGAGTAAAATgttacttgattttttttttttggatagaGATCACTAACATGGAGATGTAGGTATTGTGCTGCGGTGTAACGTACCTTTGATGTGTGCATATGCAGCTATGCTGTTGCTCAGGAGgtccatttcttttttcttcacatcCATGGTGAGCTTGGCTTTGATTTCCTCACAcctgaaaaacaacaaacatatgACACATCTGACTTTGGCGTATAATGCAACTAGACACCATATTAATACTCTTCCAGGTGCTAAAAGTCTTTGAAATGTTTTCCAAGCACCCTTCCTCCAGTGTCACATTCTGTGCAGCGCCTGAATATCAAACCCACTGACCACGGTACTTCTTTATATGCCTTCGAGTGGGTGGGATGAGGCCTCCAAGTGTCAAACAAAAGCTCCTCTGTGTAGTCCTAAAGTACAGGCTTCATCTGGGATCATCATAACACATTTGGCACATGGCACTCTGCCTCTTCCATTCTCTCTGATCTATGACAGCTCTCTTTAAAGGAGGTCAAGAGTCAATTTTCCAAGTAGCCACAAAGGACTCCTTCCTGCCCGATGGGACTCTCAGATCAATTTGTGAGgctcagagaaagaaaaaaaacgtgtaTTGTTTGGACTTTGTGTCCCTGATATTTAAGCTATCCGTCCTCCTGACATCCTGTCAGTCTTAGGAGCTCCATTGTGTTTTTAACCGTTCCTGTGTGCCGCCGTGGCTCCTAACACTCACAAGTCAAAGTAAAACCTGTGGAGCAGTGCACCAGATACAAAAActccttttttgttttcagtaATTATGTATATCTTCTGTGTTACCTTCGTGCTACCTCCTcagtatattttttttcttcaggagAAACAAGCCTGTTTCTCATCTGTAAAAAATGCATGGAATATCGAACCAGGGTTATGTTGTGCTGCTGGATCTTTCTGTATTTCCTCTGTCAACCTTCCTCAgctcctctccttctccaccCTGCAGCCCTTTCCTGCTGACTCTGGCTTTTTTCCTCTGCTTTGCCgttttgtgaacattttccaCGATGACATCATGGTGTTGCACCATGAGACACATAAGAGTGTTGATGGCAACAGAGGAGAGAGaccaattcaaaataaaaggagGTGCCTTTAATCCTTCCAGCTAAATATTAGCTCCATTACCCTTTAGTATGTGCTTTGTGTTGTGGCTagctgtggaaaaaaaaaatccctgttCATGTGAAATGACGATGAACTCTGAAGCCATCCCACGCTTACGTGTGCACACTTTTCTCTAAGTCGAACCACATGTCACTAAGCCTACACACGAATCATATGGATGTCCTCAAATTGCACAATCCACAtgtttttgtttgcatttaCCTCCAAATTGCACCCACTGATAGCACCAGTGCCTGATTTGTATCATGATGTGAATACCTCATTGATTTATGCAGCATTTGTGCTCATTTGACGATGTAGCTTTTAGTAAAATTCAAGCATAAAACCACACACATGTAAACCATATGTAATGTGGTTTACTAATGAACTTTAAAACAGCAAACATTCTCTTCTGTAAAAGCAGAAGTAAACAAAAAAGTGGAGTACACATATAAAACTTACCACAAAATGAAACTATGAAGCACGTCCTCAGTCCCAGCTCATAGTTTTAATGAGAAGTTGGAGAATGGATGCGAAATGATCACGCTTCTCTCGCTTTTTCCCCTTTGACGTAGGATCAGGGCCTGTGATCTTTGGTCCTCAGTCTAAACTGTTCATTTGGCCATCCTGAGAAaagagcaaacacacacacacacacacacacacacacacatacacacacacacgtcaaggCACATTAGATCCAAAATCAGTGAGGCGTCTGCAATGCAAACAACGACAGGCCTATTGCAGGATACACGGTCCAGCAAGAGCCTAGAGGCAGGCATTTTCAGTTTTCACTGGTTCAACTCTGATGTCTTAAGCCACAGAGtaaaaaacacaggaatgtacaCCTAACCCTGGCCACTTTATAAGGTATACTATACAGTttaatgcaatccaatacaacagATCTGCCACAAATCCTACATTTAGGAAGATTATAATGCTTATTATTTTACTATAATGCAAAAACAGTTTTATCCCTTtttgaaaattgtaaaaaatatgCACAATAGCTGCAATGCCATTGTAGTTTACATGTATATGTTCTTTTCACACAAAAAGTGAAGAGAATTCAAAATTCAGTAAGACTTCAACATGAGTCCCAGAATCACTTTCCTTTACTCAGTAAAAGGCCTATAATGAGCTTGGGGTTAGTGCTTTACATGCCAGGTGGGGAACAAGGGCTGCGAAAAATGCTGCGCTGTGAAGTTTTCTAACGTGTAGCCCTGTTTAGGAAAAAGCTCATGTGCCAGCCGTAGTTGGTTTAACAGAGCCCCTGTGCTTTCCAGGGCAGATTTTGATCTTGCTGACTCTTGGCAGATCCTATGTACACTACAGAGCGCCTGACCGAGACAGCGCTTAGGGCTGAGTGACAGAGCGGTCACTATGGCAACGTGCTTTCCAGGCCACCCCCTCGGTCTCCACGGGAGCAAGACGATGGGCCTCTTGTTTCTGCAGTGCGAATAGGTATGGACCTACGCGCTGTCTTCCTGTCgagcttccttccttccttcctttcttttcaATTATGAACATGTTCATCTCCTTGCTCCCGCAGAGCCTAATTCCTCCCTACTAATGGAATCTATTCATCATTATCTAAGCAGAGCTAGAGAGCATGGGCTTTCAatgatatattttgtttttgtctcaagGGTAATAAAGTGAACGGCTCGAGTGACTACAGCCGTACCTCAAGCCAAAGTTCAAGCTAATGATTGGACACCTACAGTACAGTAACTGGCCTCTTCTCACACTGGAATGC
It includes:
- the eva1ba gene encoding eva-1 homolog Ba, producing the protein MDVKKKEMDLLSNSIAAYAHIKANPESFGLYFVLGVCFGLVLTLCLLVIRISCKPRTNVAPSTPEKKHLKDISEEDEESEDDDDEDGDDVEAPIPLPSTEIPVGNHTSQSDGTLSVNVFTSAEELERAQRLEERERIIREIWRNGQPDILGSGTGTIGRVHYY